A region of the Mesoterricola sediminis genome:
CACCGCCTCTCCCCGGCCTGGTCCATCCGCGCCGGCCTCTTCCTGGTGCCCTCGGGCCTCCTCAACGAGCGCCACGAGCCCACCGTCTACTACGGCGTGGAGCGCAACCTGGTGGAGACCGCCATCATCCCCAGCACCTGGCGCGAGGGCGGCGTCCAGGTCGCCGGCGACCTGGGGTCCGGCTTCCTCCTCCAGGCCGGCGTCAGCACCGGCTTCGACCTGGGCAAGTGGGACGCCTCCTCCACCGAGGGCGCCGAATCCCCCCTCGGCGCGGTCCACCAGGAGCTGAGCGGGGCCAAGGCCCACGACCTGGCCGTCTTCGGGGCCCTCAACTGGCGCGGCGTGCCGGGCCTGCACCTGGGGGCCTCCATCTTCCACGGCAAGGGCAGCCACGCCGCCTCCGGCGTCCCCCCCCTCTCCGCGACCCTCTGGGAGGCCCACGGGCGCTGGACCCCCGGCGCCTGGGACCTGAGCGCCCTCTACGCCCGGGGCGAGATCTCCGGCACCGCCGCCTTCAACCAGCCCCTGGTGGGCTTCCCCACCCTCATGCCCAGGACCTTCGACGGCTGGTACGTCCAGGCCGCGCGCCAGGTGTGGGCCTCCGGCCCGCGCGCCCTGGCGGCCTTCGCCCGGTTCGAGACCGTGAACACGGCGGCCGCCTTCGCGACCCTGAGCCCGGCCAGCCTCACCCCCGCCCCGGCCCGGGCGGAGCGGGTGTGGACCGCCGGGGCCAGCTTCAACCTCAACCCCCACGTGGTCGTGAAGGCGGACCTCCGCCGCTTCCGGGAGGACCGGAACCAGGACCGCTTCAACCTGGGACTGGGCTGGGCGTTTTGAGGCCGGGCCTCAGGCCTTGGGCTTCCAGGCTTCGATGAAGGCTGCGATCTTCGCCCGGTCGTAGCCTTTGTCCTGCTCCAGCACGCCGGTGTCCTGGCTGTGGAGCAGCTTGCCCGCCGCATCCAGCACGAAGAGGTGGGGGTAGCCCGGCACCTTGGGGAACTGGGCGAGGAAGGCCTCGTTCCGGTGGGCCTTGCTGAAGTCCACGGGCACGGTCACGAAGGCGCGGTCCCGGAGGCCCGCCAGCTCCGCGTCGGCGGCGAAGAGGCCGTGGAGGCGGTGGCACCAGGGGCACCAGTTGCCGCCGACGATGAGGAGGATGCGGCGGCCCGACCGGGCTGCCTCCGCCTTCGCCGCCTCCAGATCCTTGAAGCTGTCCCGGGCCGGATCGTAGGGTCCGGTCTGGGGCGCCTTGGCGTCGGGAGGGGCGGCGAGGCCGGGCAGGGTCGCGGCGAGAAGGGCGGTCACGAGGAAGGCGCGCATGCAGGGCTCCGTTGCCTTCGATCATAGCGCGGCGGGCGAGGTCTTCAGGAGGGAGACCGCCACCCGGATCTCGCCGCCGTCCTCGCCCCGCGGACCCACCTTGGCCAGGGTCGCGGCCCGGGCCAGGTCCGAGGCGGCATGGAGCTCGCCGAGCACGTCCACCGCCCGCTGGTGGGGGAGCGCCGCGTCCACCTTCAGGAAGACCTTGCGGAGGCCCGCGGGCTGGAGCAGGACGGCCTCGGCCACCCGGGCCCGGAGCGTCGCGGCGTCCACCGCCTCCCGCTGCAGGAAGAGCCGGCCTTCCCCGTCCAGGCTCACCACGATGGGCGGGGCGGGAAGCCCCCGGGGGCCGTCCACGATCTGGGGCACGGCCACCTTCAGCGCCGGCACGAGGCCCGGCACCAGCACGATGAAGACGATCAGCAGCACCAGCACGATGTCGATGAGGGGCGTGATGTTGATGTCGGCGCGCGCGCGGCTCAGGTCCATGGTTCCCTCCCTTGAAGCAGGCCGAAGGCCTGGCAGGTGATTCCCCGCGCCCTTCACAAACGGCCGACGCCGGCCCGGGGGCCGGCGTCTGAACCTGTTCCTCAAAGAGCGTTGCCCAAGCTTCAGGCCATTCGCTCGCCCGTCAAGATCGCCCCGCCTGAAGTTACGCGGCCGTGAGAAACCCCCCGCGGCAAGGCCCTTCCGTCACGAGGGCGTCACGCCGAGGCGGAAACCCCCTGCGAAGGGCCCCGCGCGGGGAGGGCGTCCGGCGCCTACCCCAGCTTCTCCCGGAGGCTGCGCAGCTTGTCCCCCATCCGCTGCTCCCGGTCGGAGCGGGTGCCGAACTTCACGTCGGTGTGGATGCGGGGGACGCCCATGGCGTGGAGCCGCTCGTGGCAGGCGCGGATCGTCCCGAAGACCGCCTCCCAGTCCCCCTCCAGGTTGGTGCCGTTGGCGTGGGTCTCGAAGGTGAGGCCGCTGGCCTGGAGCACCCGCTCCAGCTCGGCGATGTAGGGGGAGAGGCTGACCCCGACCCCCACGGGGACGACGGTGAAATCGGCGATGACGTGCATGGACCACCTCCCTTCCAGGATCCCACGCCGGCCCTGGCCGGGAGGCCGGCTACCAGATGCGGACGCGGTCCGCCGGGGCCAGGTAGAGCTTCTGCCCGGGCTTCACGCCGAAGGCCTCATACCAGGCGTCCAGGTTGCGGACCACGTTGGGCCGCAGGAAGCCGGGGGTGTGGGGATCGGTCATGACGCGCTTGAGCAGCTCCTCGTCCCGGTACTTCTGGCGCCACACCTGGGCGAAGCCGAGGTAGAAGCGCTGGTCGGGGGTGAATCCGCCGAGGACCTTCCCCGGCTTGCCGGCGAGGGAGGCGTGGTAGGCCTCGTAGGCCACGGTCACGCCGGCCAGGTCCGCGATGTTCTCGCCCAGGGTCAGCTCGCCGTTCACGTGGCTGCCCTTGAGGGGCTCGTAGGCGGCGTACTGCTTCACCAGGCGGTCCGTGAGGGCCGTGAAGCGCTTCACGTCCTCGGGGGTCCACCAGTCGGAGAGCTTGCCGTCCTTGTCGTACTTCCGGCCCTGGTCGTCGAAGTGGTGGCTGATCTCGTGGCCGATCACGGCGCCGATGGCCCCGTAGTTGACCGCGGGATCGGCCTTGGGATCGAAGAACGGCGCCTGCAGGATGGCCGCGGGGAACACGATCTCGTTCCACGAGGGGTTCGCGTAGGCGTTCACCGTCATGGGCGTCATGCCCCACTCGGAGCGGTCGATGGGCTTGCCGATCTTGTCGAGGCTGCGCTGGAACTCGAACTCGGCGGCGCGGAGCAGGTTGCCCACGGGATCCCCGGCCTTGACCTCCAGCCTGGCGTAGTCGCGCCACTTCCCGGGGTAGCCGATCTTGGGGGTGAAGCGCGCCAGCTTGGCCCGGGCCTCGGCCTTGGTGTGCGCGTCCATCCAAGCCAGGTTCGAGAGGCGGCGGTCCATGGCCGCGATGATGTTCTTCACCATCACGTCCATCTGCTGCTTGGCCTCGGGGGGGAAGTACTTGGCGACGTAGAGCTTGCCCACGGCCTCGCCGAGGACCCGGTCGGTGAGGTCCACGCCCCGCTTCCAGCGCGCGGTCTCCTCGGGCTGGCCGTTCAGGACCCGGCCGTTGAAGGCGAAGGAGGTCTCGCCGAAGGCCTTGGGCAGCACGGAGGAGAAGTGGCCCAGGGTGTGGAAGGTCAGGTAGTCCTTCCACACCTCCAGGGGCTCGGAGGCGAGGAGCTTGCCCGTGCCCGCCACCGCGCTGGGCTGGGTCACGATCAGGCGCTCCTGCTTCGGGATCCCCGCCGCCTGGAGGAGGGCCGCCCAGCCCACGCCCGGATAGGTCGTCTCCAGGTCGGCGACGGCGCAGGGGTTGTAGAGCTTCTCCCGCTGGCGGGACTGCACGCGGGTCCAGTGGACCTCGGCGAGCTTCTTCTCCAGGCCGTAGATCCCCGCGGCCTTGGCGTCCGCGTCCTTGATCCCGGCCAGGGTCAGCATGGCCGCGATGTGCTTGACGTACTTCTCGCGGATGGGGCCGAACTTGGGGTTCTTGGCGTCCAGGTAGTAGTCCCGGTCCGGGAGGCCGAGGCCGCCGGCGCCCACCATCACCGAGATGATGTCGGGGTTCTTCATGTCCTGCGCGGCCCGCAGCCCCAGGGGGCCGCGGCCGCCGGTGCGCATGGCCTTGCCCAGCCAGGCGCTCAGGGCCTGGCGGTCGCCGATGGCCTGGATGCCGCCCAGGATGGGCTGGATGGGCGCGAGGCCGGCGGCCTCGATGGCCTTCTCGTCCATGAAGCTGGTGTAGAGGTCCTTGATCTTCTGGGCCTCGGTGCCGGGCTTGGCCGGCTTCTTGGCCACGGCCTCCACCAGGACGCGGGTGCGCTTCTGGCTCAGGTCCCGGAGCATGGTGAACATGCCGTAGTCGGAGCGGTCCGCCGGGATCTCCAGCTTGCGCATGTAGGCGCCGCCGGCGTAGCCCGCCCAGTCGTCGCCGGGCAGGAGGGTCCGGTCCATGCCCTCGGTGTCGATGCCGAAGGCGCCGAGCACGCAGCGGGAAGCGTGGGCGGGGGCCTTGTCGGCGGCCGCGAGGACCGTGGGGGCGAGGATGAGGGCGCCGGCCGCAAGCCGTGCGAGGAGAGACGTTCGCATCATGGGAGCTCCAGGGATATACCTCGTTATGAATGGTAGGAGGGGGGCGCCGGGTTGGCCAGCCCAAAGACGGGGCGCCGGCGCGGTATCCTGCCTTCCATGAGGAAGCTGCAGCCCCCCGCAACCAGGCCCGGCCTGCACCCCGCCAACCCCCACCGGGCCCCCTACGCCTTCGAGGCCCTGGTGGCGGCCGTCCCTTCCCTCGGCCCCCACGTGCGCCGAAATCCGGCCGGACTGCCGACCATCGATTTCGCGGATCCCACCGCTGTCCGCCTCCTCAACCGGGCCCTCCTCGCCACCACGTACGGGGTCCGGGACTGGGACCTGCCCGAGGGCTACCTGGTGCCCCCCGTGCCCGGCCGCGCCGACACCATCCATCACCTGGCCGGGCTCTTCGCGGCCCCCCGGGGCCTGCGCGTCCTGGAGATCGGCGTGGGCGCGGGCCTCATCCACCCCATCCTCGGCCACGCCGCCTACGGATGGACCTTCGTGGGCACGGACGTGGATCCCGCGGCCCTGGCCTCCTGCCGGGCCATCCTCGCCGCCAACCCCGCCCTGGCCGCCGCCGTCGAGCTGCGCCTCCAGCGGGACCCCGGCCGCATCTTCGAGGGGGTGACGGCCCCCGGCGAGGCCTTCGACCTGAGCCTCTGCAATCCCCCCTTCCACGCCAGCGCCGCCGAGGCCGCCGAAGGCACCCGGCGCAAGTGGCGCAACCTGGGCCGCCGCCCGCCCCAGGCCCGCAATTTCGGCGGCCAGGGCGCCGAACTCTGGTGCCCCGGGGGCGAAACCGCCTTCGTCACGCGCATGGCCGAGGAAAGCGCCCGCCAGCCTGGCCTCTGCACCTGGTTCTCCAGCCTGGTCTCCCGGTCCGAGAACCTCCCCGCCCTCCGCGCCGCCGTCCTGCGCGCCGGCGCCACCCGCCTGAGGATCCTGGACATGGCCCAGGGCCAAAAGCGCAGCCGCCTCCTCGCCTGGGGCTTCGACCCCCCCGCCGCCACGTAGGCCCGCGCGCCCCTCCGGCGGGTCCGTTCACCGACGCGGGGCGGGCGCTGGCCGATGGGGCCCTTGGCGGGCCGGGCGGAGGACCGAGACTGGGCATGGGAGGCCCCCATGGTCCACATCCTGCTCTGGTTCATCCTCCTGGTGCTGTGCTGGCCCCTGGCCCTGGCCCTGCTGATCCTCCTGCCCCTGGTCTGGCTGGTGCTGCTGCCCTTCCAGATCCTCGGCTTCGCGGTCCACGGGGCGCTGGCCCTGGTGAAGGCGGTCTTCCTGCTCCCGGCGCGGATCCTGGGCCTCTGAAACGGGAAAGGGGATGGGCGGAGCGCCCATCCCCTTCCGTCGGCCGGAGCCGGCCCTACCAGACCTTGATGCGGTCCGCGGGGGCCAGGTAGAGCTTCTGGCCCGGCTTCACGCCGAAGGCCTCGTACCAGGCATCCAGGTTCCGCACCACCGCGGGCCGGAAGTGGCCGGGGGTGTGGGGATCGTTCTGGAGCTGGTTGAGGAGGGCGGCGTCGCGGTACTTGGTGCGCCACACCTGGGCGAAGCCCATGAAGAACCGCTGGTCGCCGGTGAAGCCGCCGACGACCGGGGCGGGCTTGCCCTTCAGGCTGCGGTGGTAGGCGTCATAGGCCATGGTGAGGCCGGCCAGGTCGGCGATGTTCTCGCCCAGGGTCAGCTCGCCGTTGACCTTGGTGCCCGGGAGGGGCTCGTAGTCGGCGTACTGCTTGACCACCTTCTCCGTCAGGGCCGTGAAGCGCTTGACGTCCTCGGGGGTCCACCAGTCGGAGAGCTTGCCGTCCTTGTCGAACTTGCGGCCCTGGTCGTCGAAGTGGTGGCTCAGCTCGTGGCCGATGACGACGCCGATGGCGCCGTAGTTGACCGCGGGGTCGGCCTTGGGATCGAAGAACGGCGCCTGCAGGATGGCGGCGGGGAACACGATCTCGTTCCAGAGGGGGTTGGCGTAGGCGTTGACGGTCATGGGCGTCATGCCCCACTCGGAGCGGTCGATGGGCTTGCCGATCTTGTCCAGGTTGCGCTGGTACTCGAAGTCGGCGGCGCGCATGGCGTTGCCGAGGGCGTCGCCGCGCTCGACCCGGAAGCGCGAGTAGTCACGCCACTTGGAGGGGTAGCCGATCTTGGGGGTGAACTTGGCCAGCTTGGTGCGGGCCTCGGCCTTGGTCTTGGCGTCCATCCAGGGCAGGTTGGCCAGGTGCTGGTCGAAGGCGGCGATCAGGTTCTGCACGAGGGCATCGGCCTGCTTCTTGGCCTCGGGGGGGAAGTACTTTGCGACGTAAAGCTTGCCCACGGCCTCGCCCAGCACCGCGGTGGTCATGTCGACGCCGCGCTTCCAGCGGGGCTGCATCTCGGGCTGGCCCATGAGGACCTTGCCGTTGAAGGCGAAGTTCTCTTCCACGAAGGCCTTGGGGAGGAAGGCGGCGGCGCCCTTCAGGGTGTGGACGGTGAGGTAGTCCTTCCACACGGCCAGGGGCTCGGAGGCCATCAGGCGGGCCGCGCCCTCGATGGCGCTGGGGGTGGTCACCACCAGCTCCTTCTGGGAGGCCACGCCCACGGAGGCGAGGAGGGTCTTCCAGTCCACGCCGGGGTACTTGGCGTCGAGCTCGTCCACCTTGCAGGGGTTGTAGAGCTTGTCGACCTGCCGGGACTGGACCTTGGTCCAGTGGGAGGCGGCGATCTTGGTCTCCAGGTCGTAGACCGCCTTGGCCCGGGCCTCGGCGTCGGGGAGCCCGGCCAGCTTCAGCATGGCGGCCAGGTGGGCCTGGTACTTGGTGCGGATCTCCTTGAACTTCTCGATCTTGACGTCGTAGTAGTCCCGGTCGGGCATGCCGAGGCCGCCCTGGCCCACATAGACGGAGTAGATGGCGGGGTTCTTCAGGTCCTGCATGGGGGACATGCCGACGGGGAGGTCCATGCCCTGCCGCATGGCCTTGCCGAAGGCCAGGGCCAGGCCCTGGGGGTCCTTGATGGCCGCGATGGCGTCCAGGTGGGTCTTGAGGGGGGCCAGGCCCTTCTTCTCGATGGTGGCCTCGTCCATGAAGCTCGAATAGAAGTCGCCCACCTTCTGGGCCTCGCTGCCCTTCCGGGCGCCCTTGGCGGCCGCGGCGGCCTCCACGATGCCCTTGGTGCGCTCCTGGCTCAGGTCGTGCAGGACATGGAACATGCCGAAGCTGGCCTTGTCGGCGGGGATCTCGAGCTTGCGCACGTACTGGCCGTTGACGTAGCCATTGAAGTCGTCGCCGGGGGCGACGGCCGTATCCATGCCGGCCAGATCGATGCCGAAGGTGCCGAGGGTGGGCTTCTGGGCCTTGACCGCGGCCCGGGTCTCAGGCGCGCGGGCGGCGAGGGGCGCCGACAGCACCAGGGCGCCGGCGGCGAGGGCCAGAAGGATTCCATGTCGAGACATACGTTCTCCCTTGGGAATGATCCTGCAAGGGTAACGCGCCTCGGGGACCGCCGGTTTAGCCGGGGCTGTGACCTCGGGCAAGAGTGATCCGGCCCGGAAAGGACTGCGCTACTTGGGGTTCTGGGGCGCGTCCCGCTTGTAGAACTGGGCCTGGCCCATGACGGGGAAGGCCCTGGCCTCGAGCTCCCGGAGCTGGGCGGGCGCGTAGGGGGTGAATTCCCGGGCGATCCGCACGTTCTCCTCCAGCTGGGCCACGTTGTCGACGCCCACGATGACCGTGGAGACCCCGTGGCTGAGCGTGTAGCCCATGGCCTCGCGCATCGTCAGGGTGCCGGGACGGGTGGCCTTCACGGCCCCCCGCTGCTGGGCCACGGGCGGCGGGGTCCAGGAGGCCAGCAGGCGCCCCCGGGCCGGGACCTTCATGCCGATGATCCCCATGCCCTTCTCCAGGGCCAGGGCGAGGAGGGGCTGGAAGGTGAGGTGGTGGGGATCCGCGGCGTTGAAGGCCATGAGCACCGTGTCGAAGGGGAAGCGGCGGATGGCCTCCATGAGCACCTGGGGATCCGTGTGGCCGGAGAGGCCCAGGAAGCGGACCAGGCCCTGCTCCTTGGCCTCCCGGAAGGCCTCGAGGGCGCCGCCCTTGGCGCAGACGGCGTCCACGTCGGCGGGGGTGGCCATGGCATGGAGCTGCCACAGGTCCACGTGGTCGGTCTGCAGGAGCTTGAGGGAGGTCTCCAGCAGGCGCAGGGAGCCGTCCCGGTCCCGGGCGTGGGTCTTGGTGGCGACGAAGGCCTCGGCCCGGCGCCGCTTCAGGACCCGGCCCAGGTACTGCTCGCTCCAGCGGGCCTCGCCCCCGTAGCGGGCGGAGGTGTCCAGGTAGTTGACGCCCAGGTCCAGGGCCCGCTCGATGAGGGGCACGGCGATGGCTTCGTTGTGGGGCTGCTCGATGGCGGCCTGGCCCCCCAGGCTGAAGATCCCGACCAAATGGCCGGTCCGCCCGAGGTTCCGGGTGGGCATGGCCTTGGCGGTGCGGGGGTTCCAGGGTTCGAGGACCGGGCGGGGGGCGGCCGGCGCCGCTTCCTCGGCGCCCAGTCGGGTCGCCATCAGGCCCAGGGCCGCGCCCGCGCCCAGCTTCAGGAGGTCCCGGCGATCGAGGGAGGAGGTGGTCATGGCGGCGCTCCAGGGGGTCCCCAGTTTAGCGCCGCAGACCTCAGGTGAGGCCGGGCCAGTCGGCGGTGCCCCTCGCCCGGGCGAAAGCCTCCCGGATGCGGGCGACGGCCGGGGCCGGCAGGGGGCCCCGCGCCAGAATGCGCAGGTTGGCCTCGGCGCTCTCCCGGCGGGTGGTGCCGATGGACAGCACGTGGGGCCCCGCCAGGGCGAGGCTGAAGCGCAGGGCCAGCTCCGGCCAGGGATCGGGCCCCTGGCCCCCCAGGTCCTCCGGATCCAGGCCCATGGCCTTGAAGCGGTCCACGTAGGGCTTCACGTAGTCCCGGTAGATGCCCTCCTGGGCCTCCAGGGGCTTCCAGCAGGCGTTGGCCACGGTCCGCTTGAGGATGACGCCCTGGCCGCCCCGGGCGGCGGCGGGCAGGGCGGTCTCCAGGTTGGCCTGGTCCACCAGGTTGGCCGAGCACATGAGCACGTCCACGCCGGGCAGCTCCGCGGCGTAGGCGGCCGCGGCGTTGTCCCCCGAATAGCCCGCGAAGCGGATCTTGCCGGCCTCCTTGGCCCTCAGCAAGGCCCCCAGGGCCTCGCCCGCCTTGAGGACCTCCAGGGGGCAGGTGTGGAGGAGCATGACGTCCAGGTGATCCGTGCGGAGGCGGCGCAGGGAACGATCCACCGTCCGGGTCACCACGTCCGCGGACCAGTCCTCGCCGGGCACGTCCGGCAGCTTCCGGCCGCACTTGGACAGCAGGACGAAGTCGCCCCGCCGGTGGGCGACGGCCCCGCCGATCAGCTCCTCGGAGCCCAGGTAGGCCGCCGCCGTGTCGATGACGTTCACCCCCTGGTCCAGGAGGAAGCCCAGCACCTCCGCCGCCCGGTCCGCGTCCGCGCCCAGGTAGCCGATGGGGCCCGCCCCGAAGGCCAGGCGCGAGACCCGCAACCCCGTCCGTCCGAATGTCACCTGGTCCATGGGTGCCTCCCGGGGTCATTGTAGGCGCCTGGGCGACATCCAACAGGGGAGGAGGTCCCATGACCGAGCCCATGCCCAAGGACGGCAACCTGAAATCCCCCGCGACCCGCACCACCGGCGAGGAGGCGCCGGACGCGCCCTGATCATCGCTCCACCCGCCGCGCGGCCCAGATCCGCACATCCTGGCGCTCCACCAGGTGGGCGAGGGCCGGCCGCGGGGGCAGGTGCAGGCCCAGGGGCTCGGCCAGGGTGTTGCTCTGCAGGTCCGCCTCGCAGGGCCGCAGTTCCCACGGGCCGTGGTCGAGGTCGCTGCGGAGCAGGCCGCCGTCCCGGGCCCGGGTGTAAAGGGCGAAGCGGGAGGTGAGCCAGTCCTCCAGGCTTCCGGGCACGGGCCGGAAGGGCGCGCCCACGGCGCGGTAGCGGCCCGTGAACGAGGCGGAGGGCGCCCCCCGGTGGGTGCGCCAGCTGGCGAAGTGCACCCAGCCCCCGCCGCGCACGTGGGCCATGCGGGCCCGCAGGTAGGGGAGGCGCGGGTGGATGCGGGCGGCCCGGACGAGGAGGGCCTTGTCCGCGTCCAGGCTGAAGAACCATATGCCGGGCTTCCGTCCGTCGGTCACGTACGTGCGCAGGTTCAGCTCCAGGTACGAGGCCGCGCCGGGAATGGGGGGGAGCCAGCGGAGGCGGGTGCCGGAGACGGCGAAGGGCACGATGCCCAGCCAGGCGACGCCCTGGTGCGTGTCCAGGGTCAGGCCCTTCGGCAAGCGGCACGCCAGGGCCTCCGCCGGCACGGGCCAGTGGAGGAAGGCGAGGTCGTTCCAGCGCATGGCGAGGAGCCAGGGGCCGGGGGGCGGTGCGGTGTCAGGTCGAGCGTCCATGGTGCCTCCCGCGGGGTCCCGGACCCCGGTGGAGGGTTGGATGCTACCGGCCCCCCGGATAATGGGCCTGGAGTTCGCGCAGCACCCAGGCGTTCCCCTTCTCGAAGAAAGCCTTCATCTTCTGGGATTCCTCGTCCGGTCCGTAGCCGACCATGGCCACCCGCAGGCGCGTGGCCCCCTTCCCTTCGGGCGTGAGGGTGAAGACCGTCCACACCCTGGCGTAGGCGTTCATGAACGGGAAACCCTTCGGCGGCCGATGGATGCGGGTCACGAGGACGCGCCCCGGGTCGTAGGCCACGATCTCCGTGTGGATGGCCGCCTCCGAATCCAGGGGGACCTTGGGGTCGTAGGCGGTGCGCAGGAGCCCGCCGGGCCGGAAGTCGATGTCCGCCGCTCCCACGCCCAGCTTCAGGACCCCCTCGGCCGTGGTGAGCACCCGCCAGAGCTCCTCGGGCGGCGCCTGGATCACCGCTTCGGTCACCAGGGGCGTCATTTCGGCGGGCCCGGCGGCCAGGACCCAGGTCAGGAGAACGGGGACGGCGCGGATCATGGGGCCTCCGGGGGGCCCAGCATGCCGCAATCCTCCGGCCCTGTCACCCCTTCGCGCGCACCCGCGCCACGGCCGCCTCGAGCTGGGCGCGGGAGATCAGGCCATCGGACGTGGCCCGGAGGCCGCAGGTGTGCCGGGCCCCCAGCTGGCCCCGCAGCGCGGCCTCCTCCAGCGACCGGCCCTCCAGGACGTAGGCGGTGAGGAAGCCCACGGCCAGGGCGTCCCCGGCGCCGTTGGTGTCGAGCACGGGCGTGCCCGTGTCCACGGCCGGAAAGAACCGCACCTCCCGCCCGGTGGCCACGGCGCAGCCCTGGGCGCCCCGGCCGCAGACCACCACCCGGTCCGGCCGCTGGGCGGCGAGGCGGCGCATGAAGGGCGCCGGATCCGGGAAGTTGGTCCCCGAGAAGAAGAGGAGGTCCGCCGCCTCCATGAAGTCGCGCCGGTAGGGATCCGCGGGGTCCACCACGTCCTGGAGGTCGCAGGCGATGCGGAGGCCCGCCTCCCGGGCCAGGGGCAGGAGGCGGCGGGCCCAATCCGGGATGTTGACGTGGGCCAGGCGGGCGCCCGCCATCACCGCCCGGCAGAGGGCGGGGTCCGGATCCGCGTGGCGCTTGCAGTCGTAGAAGTTCTTCCGGCGGCCGTCCCCGTACATGAAGTTCACGCTGCGGGCCGTGCCGCCGGGATCCGGGGCGAGGGCCCGCACATCGATGCCGTCCGCCGCCAGGGTCTCCCGGATGGCGCGGCCGGCGAAGTCGTCCCCCACGTGGCCGATGAAGCCCGTGCGCAGGCCCAGCCGCGCGTAGCCCCGGCTGGCATAGCCGCCGGCCTGCCCCACGCAGTCCAGGTTCTCCGTGAAGTTGGCCTCCACCTCGAAATCGATGTCCCGGCCCGGCAGGTACACGTTGGTGTCCAGGCCCACGCATCCGATGACGACGACATCCAGGGGGTGGCCCATGGGGTCCTCCGGCGGGCGCTTCGACCGGCCCCCCGCATCATGGGCGCCCTCGAAGGGACCGTCAACCGAGGGTGGCGCCGCCGTTCCGCCGGACCCGGGCCGCGCGGACCAGGTGGCCGAGGCCGGCGGCCAGCGCCACCAGGGCCGCGCCGCCATGGACCCAGGCGAAGGCCGCCCGGAGGCCGGGGGCCACCGCCACCTGGACCAGGTAGCCGCTGAGGACGAGCACCGGGGCCGCCACCCCGACGAGCACCCCCGTGCGCCGGCCGGGCACGCCCCCGCCCCGGTAGGCGGGCAGGGCGTGGAGGCCCGCCACGACCCCCAGGATGAAGACCATCACCGGGCCCGCCAGCACATGGGCGTGCTGGAGCCCCGCCTGCCAGGGATGGGCCTCCGGCCCGAACTCCGTCATCCGGGCGCCGAAGTAGCGGGTCCACCCGTAGCCCAGCCCCGTGGCCGTGCTGGCCGCCGCGGACCAGCGGAAGAGGATGCGCACCGGCCGGCTCACGGGTGGATCCCGTACAGCACCTGGGCCAGGGCCAGGCCCCGCCGGGCGGCGTCCGTGAGCGCGCCCGCGGTGAGGGTCGCCCCGGAGAGGGGGCGGATGCCCCGCTTCAGGGCCAGGTCGCCATCCAGCCGCCGCCCCTGGAACTGGCGGAGCCAGGGTTCCCGGGCCTGGTAGTCCGGCGGTTCCCGGAAGGCCACCAGCTCCACCCGGAGGATCCGGCCGTCGGCGCCCACGGCCACCAGCACGGTCTCGTCCAGGGTCCGCACCCGGTGGGTGTCCAGGAAGGCCACCCCCACCCGGACCCCGCCGCGGGTCGCCTCGAAGGCCACCGCCGAGGGCCGGACCGGCGTCCCCGCCAGGGCCTGGGCCTCCCTCGCCTGGGCCTCGGTGAGGGCGTGGTCCCGCTTCTGCAGCGCGGCGCCCGGGAAGGCCAGGGCCGCCGCCTCCTGGGGGGCGGGAAAGGCGCCGGTCAGGGGCGCGGCCAGAAGCGCGGCCAGGACGAGGGACGGCTTCACGGGGCCTCCTTCAGGTAGATGGGATGGAGGGCCTGGAAGGCCCGGGAGGCCCGGGGCGGCGCCCCGTGGCCCAGGAAGAGCGCCGCCACCCCGTTCCGCTCCGCCCAGGCGAGCCCCGCCCGGGGGCCGAGCACGTAGAGGGCCGTGCTGAGGATATCGGCCTCCAGGCCCCCGGGGGCCACCACGGCCACGGCCCCCCAGTCCGGGCAGGGCCGGCCCGTGCGGGGATCCAGCAGATGGCGCCCCCGCTCCGCGCAGCCGCTGGTGCTCAGGGAGGCGTCCACCAGGCGGAGGCGGACCCGGGCCCGCGACCGGTCCCGGGGGTCGGCGATGTCGGCGGGCCAGGCCCCGCCCCAGGCCAGGAGCTGGCCCCCGAAGTCCAGCAGGCCCCGGGCGGCGCCCCGGGCCTGGGCCTCGGCCCGGGCCCGGTCGAGGGCGTAGCCCTTGAGGAAGCCCCCCTCCTCCA
Encoded here:
- a CDS encoding carbohydrate kinase family protein is translated as MGHPLDVVVIGCVGLDTNVYLPGRDIDFEVEANFTENLDCVGQAGGYASRGYARLGLRTGFIGHVGDDFAGRAIRETLAADGIDVRALAPDPGGTARSVNFMYGDGRRKNFYDCKRHADPDPALCRAVMAGARLAHVNIPDWARRLLPLAREAGLRIACDLQDVVDPADPYRRDFMEAADLLFFSGTNFPDPAPFMRRLAAQRPDRVVVCGRGAQGCAVATGREVRFFPAVDTGTPVLDTNGAGDALAVGFLTAYVLEGRSLEEAALRGQLGARHTCGLRATSDGLISRAQLEAAVARVRAKG
- a CDS encoding FMN-binding protein yields the protein MKPSLVLAALLAAPLTGAFPAPQEAAALAFPGAALQKRDHALTEAQAREAQALAGTPVRPSAVAFEATRGGVRVGVAFLDTHRVRTLDETVLVAVGADGRILRVELVAFREPPDYQAREPWLRQFQGRRLDGDLALKRGIRPLSGATLTAGALTDAARRGLALAQVLYGIHP
- a CDS encoding FAD:protein FMN transferase, whose translation is MGTRLTLADLPPAAAEAALAEVARIEAACSTWRPDSAWSRANGAGEAWTPLDGAWLDLLRLARAWSERTEGAFDPVLGTLVAAWGLRTGGARPGPAELAAARAASGIARLEVGPTAIRLTGGAQLEEGGFLKGYALDRARAEAQARGAARGLLDFGGQLLAWGGAWPADIADPRDRSRARVRLRLVDASLSTSGCAERGRHLLDPRTGRPCPDWGAVAVVAPGGLEADILSTALYVLGPRAGLAWAERNGVAALFLGHGAPPRASRAFQALHPIYLKEAP